CAAGGATCATAAGAGGCTGAGCTGGAGTGACAACACCACCGACAGTGTGAACATTGAGTTGCTGAACTTTGCCTGAAACCGGCGCAACTATACGCTGCAATGTATCAACCTGGGTAGCTTTTTTAAGTTCTTGAACCAGCGATTGAACCTGAGTAGAGACCTGCGTTCTTCGTTCAAGAAGATCCCTGCGATACTCTGAAAGAGTTTGAACTCTCTGTTCAAGAGCAAGCAACATTGAGGCTTCAGCTTCTTCGTACTTTTGCTGTTCAGTTTTAAAATCCTGTTCAACCTGAATACGCTGGGTCTCTATTTCCAGCCATTCATTTTCAGGGGCGACATCCTGATTATACAGCTGCTTGCGCATCGCAGCCTGTTTCGTAATGATTGGCAGAGTATTTTTTAATTTTTGAACAGTATGTTTGGCTGCCTGCATTTGCGCTTTGATACGCCGAACCTCATTATCGTAAGTCTTAAGCTTGGAAAGTAGAGCCTCAGCTTCCTGCGCTAGATAACGCTTTTCCTGCTCCACTTCATATGGCTCTGTCCCCTTCGGGGCAACTAAACGGGGAAGTCTTCCTAAATTTGGCTTCCAAGCCAGCAAGGCATCAAGCCTAGCCTTTTCCATGCGGGCAGCGTCAAGTTCGGCATCATAACGGTCCACGTCGGCACCACTTGAGGTGGTATCCAACTCAATAAGCAGATCCCCCTTTTTAACCAACTGGCCATCATGAACCAAAATTTTGGAGACCACCCCATGTTCAAGAGGCTGGATAGTCTTTACGCGTCCCGAAGGAATAATTTTTCCCTCAGCAACAGCCACGACATCCGTTTTACCGAGACAGGCCCAAATCACTCCCAGTACGACAAAAAGCACTATACACCAGAGAATGGCCCGACCAATTGGTGAAGGCGGAGTTTCCACAACTTCAAGAGAAGCGGGTAGAAACTCCATCTCATCAGAAGCCATCTTCGGCGTACATGCAGCCTGAATTTTTCCCCATCTACTTTTTATATCTTCCCGAAAAGTTTTTTTCTCATTTTCAGGCGGCATTCCAGAGTCACTGTTTGGTTTCTGCAAAGGGATTTCCTGCATACCTATATTCCCTCCGCCGCACCTTGCGATTGATAATTCCAAAGCTGAGAATAGTATCCACCTGTATCAATTAACTCATCATGCGGTCCAGACTCTACAATCTGTCCCTTGTCCACGACTACAATCCTATTGCAATCTTTAACAGTTGAAAGGCGATGAGCAATTATCAAAACAGTACGGTTCTGGCTGATAGCAGCCATATTTCGCTGAATAATATGTTCGGATTCATAATCCAAAGCTGAAGTGGCTTCATCAAGAATTAAAATACGAGGATTGGTAAGTAAGGCCCGGGCAATGGCTATCCGCTGACGCTGCCCTCCTGAAAGGCCCGTCCCCTGCTCACCAATCATAGTGTCATAACCTTCGGGTAATTCAAGGATAAAATCATGCGCCCCGGCAAGCTGGGCCGCCCGCACCACGGATTCCATGGGCGCACCGGGCTCAGCAAGTGCAATATTATCACGAACAGTGCGGTTAAAAAGCATATTTTCCTGTAAAACCACACCAACCTGACGGCGAAGCCACGCAGTATCAACCAATGTTAAGTCAATTCCATCCACCAAAACTCGTCCTTTTTCAGGTACATAAAGTCTCTGAACAAGGTTGGTTAAAGTGCTTTTCCCTGAACCGGAACGACCGACAATCCCCAAAGTCTCACCAGCCTCTATAGAAAGATCGACATCTTGCAGAATAAACGGGCCGTCCTGCCGATATTTAAAACTGCAGGTCTCAAATTTAACCTCTCCCTTGAGCGAAGGAAGTGTCGATCTATTCGGGTTGTAGCCCGGTTCTGTAGGGTTATTTAAAATATCCCCCAGCCTCTCAAGCGACACTCCTGCCTGTTGAAAGTCCTGCCATACCTTTGAAAGTCTCAGAATCGGGCCACTGACACGTCCGGCCATCATATTGAAGGCAATGAGCTGACCGATACTCAAATCGCCGTCAATAACGCTTCTGGAGCCTATCCAAAGGATAAGTA
This sequence is a window from Marinifilum sp. JC120. Protein-coding genes within it:
- a CDS encoding HlyD family type I secretion periplasmic adaptor subunit, encoding MQEIPLQKPNSDSGMPPENEKKTFREDIKSRWGKIQAACTPKMASDEMEFLPASLEVVETPPSPIGRAILWCIVLFVVLGVIWACLGKTDVVAVAEGKIIPSGRVKTIQPLEHGVVSKILVHDGQLVKKGDLLIELDTTSSGADVDRYDAELDAARMEKARLDALLAWKPNLGRLPRLVAPKGTEPYEVEQEKRYLAQEAEALLSKLKTYDNEVRRIKAQMQAAKHTVQKLKNTLPIITKQAAMRKQLYNQDVAPENEWLEIETQRIQVEQDFKTEQQKYEEAEASMLLALEQRVQTLSEYRRDLLERRTQVSTQVQSLVQELKKATQVDTLQRIVAPVSGKVQQLNVHTVGGVVTPAQPLMILVPENFKLEIEAKVQNKDIGFVRPGQSVEVKLEAFPFTEYGIVDGTLRHVSGDAVQTEKGELYYNARVDMAQTFILVNGRKVNLSPGMRASAEVKIRQRRLIEFFLSPLMKYTSESMKER